The Halorubrum salinarum genome segment CGCCCTCGACGAGGAAGCCGCCGACGCCGAGGAGGAACAGCGTCCAGACGAACGCGTCGTCTTCGAGGGAGGTGTGTTTGCCCCACAGCCGCCCCTCGCGCTGCCGGTAGCGGCGGAACGCGGCCATGCCGACGCCGACGACGAACAGCAGGCCGAACGCGTCGACGGCGAACTGGTAGGCGAGGTAGAAGTCGCCGACCCAGAAGGACTCGCCGGTGAGCGGGCGGTAGAGGTCGATGTCGATCCCGAGGATCGTCGTCGCGACGAGTAAGACGAGGAACCCCCACAGCACGAACGTGTGCATCACGCCGGTGTAGAGGTCCCCGTCGAACTGGTTCTCGTTCGCGAGGACGGTCTTCGTCGCGGCGACGACCCGGCCGGGCAGGTTCGACAGCCGGTCCCGCGGGTCGGCGCCGCCGCGTGCGTACGCCGCGAACCGCGCGTAGACGCCGTACAGAAAGACGAGGACCGCGACGGCGGCGAGCCAGTAGAACGCCGCCTTCCCCACCGGACCGATCGTCCAGAAGGTCTCTCGGGTGGCCGCCTGTAGGGGAGTCATGATCGATCACCGGGATACGGCGAGGTTAAAACTTGCCACAACGCGGCGGTCGTCGCTCGGCGTTCACCCGATCCGAGGCGGTCGCCCCCGGCGGGACGCTCACGCGATCCGCAGGACGGCGGCCGCGAACAGGCACCCGGCGAGCGCCAGCGCCGGGGCGTCGACGCGCCGGAACGCCAGCCGCGGGAGCGTCGGGTTCCACGCGAAACAGCGGGCGACGAGCGCCGTCCCGAGCCGGTCGGCCCGTGAGAGCGCGCGGTCGATCCCAGCGACGGCGACGATCCGCATCCGGTCGCGGACGGGGCGCTCGCCGCCGAGGCGCGCCCGCATGGCGTCGCGCGCCGCGAACAGGTCGCGCCGCAGGAGCGGCAGGAACCGGAAGACGAGCGCGACGCCCGCGCCGAGGAAGACGCCCGGTCGCCCCGGTATCGTTCGCTGGACCGCCGCGCGCGACTCCCGGACCGGCGTCGACCGGACGTACGCGGCCGCGACGACCAAGATGAGGAAGACGCGGTAGCTCGCGAGCGCCGTGCCGGCCGCGCGCTCGACCCGAAACCACGGCGCGCCGAGGGTCGCGCCGGCCACGAGCGGTGCGACGAGGAGGAACGGGAGCGCGACCCGGTACGCCCAGAGGTCGCGGGCGCCGCCGTCGGCCGCGAGGAGGCAGGAGGCGGCGAGAGGGGTGAGGACGGCGAGCCCGCGCGGCGTGGTGTACGCGTACGCCGCCGCCGCGAAGGCGACCTGGACGAGCAGCTTCGAGCGCGGGTCGAGGCGGTGGCCGACCGAGTCGCCGGGGACGTACGACAGCGTCATCCGTCGCTCGGGCGGGGCGCGGCGAGGTCGCCCTCGGGGACGCGCACGTCGAGCCCGGGGAGCGCCGCGGCCGCCTCGGCCGGCGGGGCGTCGACGGCGACGCGGCCGTCCGCTAAGCCGACCACGCGGTCGGCGACGCCGAACACGTCCCGGAGGTCGTGGGTGACGACGACGACGCCGGTCCCCTCGCGGCGGAGCGCGCGGAGCCGCTCGACGACCGAGCGCCGCGCCGGCTCGTCGAGGCCGGTGAACGGCTCGTCCAAGACGAGGTGGTCGGGCTCCATCGCCAGCGCGCCGGCGATCGCGACGCGCTCGCGCTCGCCGCCCGACAGCGACGCGATCCGGTCGGTCTCGCGGCCGGCCATGTTGACGGCGTCGAGCGCGGCCTCGACGCGGCGGTCTATCTCCGCGTGCGCGAGGCCGAGGTTCTCCGGCCCGAAGGCCACGTCGGCGCCGACGGTCGCCGCGACGAACTGGTCGCGGGGGTCCTGAAACACCATCCCGACCGCGGTCCGGGCAGCGACGAGGTCGGTCTCGACGGGGGTCCCGTTGACCGTCACGCGGCCGGCGTCGGGGTCGACGAGCCCGTTGAACGTCCGGACCAGCGTCGTCTTCCCGGAGCCGTTCGCGCCAGCGACGATCAGGAACTGGCCGTCGGGGATCGAGAGGGAGACGTCGTCGACGGCCGTGACGCCGCCCTCATCGGCCCCGTCGTACCGACAGGTGACCTCCTGGACCTCGATCACGGGGGGCCCCTCACCGCGCCGCGATCGCGTCCGATCGGACGATGCCGATCGCCGCGGCCATCTTCGCGCCCTCGGCCGGGAGGAAGACCACGGCGCCCTGGATCACCGACTCCGCGAGGGTGAGGTCGAGCGTCAGGTAGAGGCCGGCGATCCCCATCGCGTAGACGACGACCGTCCCCGCGGTCATGGCGGCCACGAGGAGCGGGGCGGAGACGGCGTCGAGGTCGCGGAGCGCGGCGCCGCGGTGGGCGATCGCCCCCACGAGTCCGGCCGCGAGCGGGTACGACCAGAGGTAGCCGCCGGTCGCGCCCACGAGCTCGCCGAAGCCCGCCGCGCCGCCGGAGAACACCGGCGCGCCGAGCGCCCCGGCCGCGAGGTAGAGGACCAGCGCGGCGGCGCCCCAGACGGGGCCGAGGAAGATCCCGGCGAGGAACACGCCGAGCACCTGGAGCGTGACGGGCGCGGGCGACACCGGGAACGGGAACGATACGTACGCGAACGCGCCGACGAGCGCCGCGAACAGCGCGGCGCGCGCGAGGTTCGTCGCCGCCTCGTCGCCGACGAGGTCGACGGACTCCGTGTTCGTTGCCATGGCTGAACGGACTCGTAAACCAACTTCAACGTAGCGGTTTACGAGCTCGACGCGGCCCGACCGACCCCGGGTTCGGCCACCGCGAGAGTCCCTAGATAATCCTTGGATAATAACGTTCATCCCCGCCCGGAGTCCACGGGACGAGTATGCCCAAGATAAGCGTCGAGATCCCGGCGGAGCTGCTCGCCGACCTCGACGAACACGTCGGCGACGACGGGAAGTTCGTGAACCGCAGCGACGCGGTGCGCGCGTCGATCCGCAAGAACCTCGACCTGCTCGACGAGATCGACGCCCGCCACGACCGGCTCGACGGCGACCGCGCGTCGACCGCGGCCGAGTCGCGCGGAGGAGCCGATGAGTAGCCGGACCGCGGCCGGCGAGAGCGGCCCCTTCCGGACCGACCCCCTCGACCGGTCGGCGGTCGCGGCGGTCGCGCTGATCACGCTGTTCACCGTCGCGCTCGCGACCGCACAGCTCACGGCCGCGAAGGTGCTCGCGCTGCCGCTCCCGGTCGCGCTGCCGGTCGTCGGGCCGGAGATCCTGCTGCCCGGCGCGGCGCTGGCGTACGCGCTCACGTTCCTGGCGTCGGACTGCTACGCGGAGCTGTACGGGCGGCGGGCGACGCAGGTGGTCGTCAACGTCGCGTTCCTCGCGAACTTCCTCGTGTTGGCGCTCGTGTGGTCGACGCTCGCGGCGCCCGGGGTCGACCCCGAGGTGTCGGCCGCCTTCCAGACCGCGCTCGGGCCCGCGGCGAACATCGTCGCCGGGAGCCTGCTGGCGTACGTCGTCAGTCAGAACTGGGACGTGTTCGTCTTCCACGCGATCCGCGACCGCACCGGCGAGCGCATGCTGTGGCTCCGCAACATCGGTTCGACCGCCACGAGCCAGGCGATAGACACCGCCATCTTCGTCGGCGTCGCCTTCTACGTCGCGCCGACCCTGCTCGGCGCCGGTCCGGTGTTCGGGCCCTCGGCGCTGCTCGCGCTCGGCCTCGGCCAGTACATCCTGAAGCTCGGGATCGCGGTCCTCGACACGCCGGTCGTCTACCTGATCGTCGGCGCGGTCCGGAACTGACCGCGTCGCTCGCTCCGCGGCCGCCCTTTCTCGCGACCGTCAGCCGACCGCGAGCGCCCGCGCCGCCCGGTCCGGGAGGTCGACCGGGACCTGCTCGAAGGAGTCGCCCGCGTCGCGGGTGACGAAGAGCCCGCGGTTCGAGAGCGCCCAGACCTCCCCGGCGGTCCGACCCCCGGCCAGCACCGCCCGGTAGGTGCCCTCGCCCGTCGGGAACCCGCGGTCGTCGAGGCGCTCGAACGCGCCGGGACCGCGCTCGGAGTCCGCCGCTCCTCCCTCCTCGCCGCGCCGGTAGCGGTAGAGGTAGCTCTCGCCGCGGCGGTGGGCGGCCATCGCGCCCGCGGCCGCGCTGACCAGCGCGGTGTCGGGGTCGCCCGGGTCGACCGCGAGCCCCCAGGCGTACCCGTGGTCGAGGCCGGCGTCGGGGACGCGCCACGAGTCGCCGCGGTCGTCGCTCTCGGCGAAGCCGTCGCCGGCCGCGGCGTAGACGCGGTCGGGCGCGTCCGAGTGGGTCGCCATCGCGTGCGTGTCCCGTCGGGCGCCCGCCGGGCGGTCGGTCCACGTCGCGCCGCCGTCCGCGGTCACGGCGAGCGCGCCCGCCTCGATGCCGACGAGCCACCGCTCGGGGTCGGCCGGGCAGGGCTCGATCCACCGCACGTGGTGGGTGTCCGGCCGGGGCGGGAACGACCACTCGTCGGCGGAGGGGAGATCCGTCAGGCCGCCGACCGGATCGGCCGTCTCGCCGCCGTCGGCGGAGCGGTACGTCCGCGAGGGCTCCGTCCCGATCCAGACGACCGCGGGGTCGTGCGGGCTCGTCGCGACCGCGGTCACCGCGTCGGGACCGGACCCCTCGGGGCCGAGCGTCGAGGCGGCCGCGCGGGCGAACCGCTCGCCGCCGTCGACGGACCGGAACAGCCCCGCGTCGAACGTCCCCGCGAGGACGCGCGGTCGCCCGGGGTCGTCGCCCCCGGCCTCGCGGCGCGTGACGGAGAGGCACTCGACGCGCTGGCCGGAAAGGCGCGTCTCGACCGCGCCGGTCGCGGGGTCGACGATCCGGAGGCCGTCGTCGTAGGCCGCGTAGATGCGCATGGATCGGGGTTCGGCCAGGAGGCCCAAAAGCGTACGCCGGCGAATCCCGGCGGCGAGGCTTCGGCCCGTCGGCTTGAGACGCGAGCGGAACCGGGGTTCGACGAGCGCAAGAGACTTATCGCCGCCGCCCGTGTCAACGGTACGCATGGATCTTCGCGTTCAGGGGGACGTACCCCCCGACCCGTTTCTCGGCGCCGCGGACCTCTTCGAGACCGAGCGCTCCGTGGAGGCGCCGGTCCGCGTCGTGGTCCGCGAGGACCCGGACGAGCGGACCTGGGCCGGCCACTACGACGACCACCACGTGCTGAACGTCTCCCGGCGGGCCGCCACGAGCGCGATGGCGCGCGAGCTGGCGATCCACGAGCTCGCACACATGGCCCGGTACGAGGAGGGACACCCCTCGCACCTCCAGTCGACGGAGGAGGCGCTGTACCTCGGGCTCTCCGGCGAGACAGTGGAGCGCCGCAAGCTCGCGCACTGTTACCAGATCGCGAACCACATGAAAGACATCTACGCCGACGACATCACGCTCTCGGTGGCCCCCGCGGACAAGCTGCTCGGCTTCCTCGAATCCACGCTGGCGGCCGCGGTCGCGGACCGCCCCGACGTGTCGCGCACCGGCTCGCCGCCGGTGACGGCGGGCGCCGACCCCGAGATAACGGCCGTCAACGCGGCGTTCGCGCTGGCGCTGGTCGAGCGCCACGGCATCGCGGGCCCCGACCACCGCATCTACGACCTCGCGCGCGCCGCCGGCAGCGACACCGACGCCGTCGACGTCGACGCGTTCAAGGAGCGCTTCCTCGACCTCGGCCACGACCCCTCCGAGAGCGACTACCGGAAGGCGCTCGTCGCCGCCGCCCGCGCCTACGCGGTCTGAACGGGGCCAGTCTCACTCCGCGTCGTTCTGGACCGGATCGCCCTCGCCGTCGGCCTCCGCGGCGCCCTCGTCGGTCGCGTCCGCGGCCTCGACGGGCGCGCTCGACTCCTCCGCCTCGGCGGCGCCGCCGTCGAGGACGGTCACGCGCGCGGACATGATTCGAGTGTTGTCGACGCGCTCGATGCGGATCCGGACGCCGTCGAACTCGATCTCTTCGCCCTCCTCGACGAGCCGCCCCGCGCGGTTGAACACGAAGCCGGCGAGCGTCTCGAACTCCTCGCCCTCGGGCAGTTCGATCCCGAGTATCTCGTTCACCTCGTCGATGTTGACCTGTCCCTGAACAACGGCGACGTCGTCGTCGACGAACTCCACCGGCGCCGACTCGTCGCCTTCGAGGATCTCGCCGACGATCTCCTCGGCCACGTCCTCCAGCGTGATGATCCCCTCCGTGGTGCCGAACTCGTCGATGACGGTGACCATCTGGAGGCGGTTCTCCTGCATCTCAGCGAGCAGCTCGTCGGCGTTCTTCGACTCGGGGACGTGGAGCGTCGGCTTGACGACCCGCTCCAGGGAGGGCGTCCCCTCGGAGTAGCGGAGCTCGCGGACCAGGTCGCGCACCGTGACGACGCCGACGATGTTGTCGAGGTTCCCCTCGTAGACGGGGACGCGCTCGTGGTCGGCCTGGATGCACGTCTCGATCGCCTCCTCGACGGTATCCTCCTTCGCGACCGCCGTGACGTCGAGCCGCGGGGTCATCACCTCCTTGGCGATGGTGTTGTTGAACCGGAAGATGCGGTCGAGCATCTCGCGCTCCTCCTCGTCGATGACGCCCTCGCGCTCGCCGGTCTCGATGATGTCCTGGATCTCGTCGCGGGTGACGTACGACGACTCGATCGCCGAGCGCCCGCCGGTGATCTTGTTGACGACCCGGGTCAGGTAGTCGAACAGGACCACGAGCGGGAGGAGGACGTACTCGGAGAGCTTCAGCGGGCGGGCGATGCGTAGCGCCCACGACTCGGTGTTCTCGACCGCGTACGACTTCGGCGCGCTCTCGCCGAACAGCAGGACGAGCGCCGTGATCCCGAAGGTGGCGATGGTGACTGCCTGCCCCTGCCCGAGGCCGAGGTAGACGAGCAGCCCGGTGGAGATGGAGGACATCGCGATGTTGACGATGTTGTTGCCGACGAGGATCGTGATGAGGAGCCGGTGCGGGTCGGTCTTCAGCGCCTTCACCGTCTCCGAGCCCGGCACCCCGTCTTCGACGAGGCTGTCGATGCGGTGCTGCGGCAGGGAGAACATCGCGATCTCCGACGAGGAGAAGAACGCCGACAGCGCGATCAACACCAGGATCGTGAGCGCGCCGAGCGCGGCGACGACGGTGTCGCCGGGCATCTGTATCTGGAGGAGACCGGCCGTCAGCGTACTCGACCACAAGCCCATATTCGTTTGTCATCCGTCGGCCCACGATTAAAGGGTTCCCTTCGCTGAGCCCCGCGGCGGGGCGGCGGAGTGCCGCCGACGCCCGCCGCCACCGACCGGAGCCATCGTCGACGCGCGTGCCGCCGCCGACCGGAGCCATCGTCGACGCGCGTGCCGCCGCCGACACGGTTACCCGTCTCGCGGGCGAACCGCGAGACATGAGCGAGCCACAGATCACCCTGTACCGGCTGCAGGCGTGCCCGTACTGCGAGCGCGTCGTCCGGACGCTGAACGAGCTCGACGTAGAGTACCGCTCCCGCTACGTCGAGCCGATGCACTCCGAGCGCAACGTCGTCAAGCGCGTCTCCGGCGCCCGGAGCGTGCCGGCGATCGTCGACCGGGAGACCGGCGTCACCATGTCCGAGAGCGCGAACATCGTCGAGTACCTGAAGGGAACGTACGGCGAGGAGGGGGCCTGAGATGCCGGAGTTCGACGTCGTCTCCCTGCCCGAGACGGACCACGTCGCCGAGGGCGACACGGCGCCCGACTTCACCCGCCCGCTCGTGAACGGCGAGTACTGGGAGGACCGCGCGCTCGCCGACGTGGTCGACGGCCCGACGCTCCTCCTGTTCCACCCCATGGACGGCACCTTCCAGGGGACGTACCTCTACAACACGGTCGACGACCACGGGTGGAGCGACGACCTCGACGTGCTCGGCGTCTCCATCTCGACGCCGTACGCCCACAAGCGCCTCCTCGCCGAGCGCGGCGACGGCGTCCGGATCTTCTCCGACCCGGGCGCGGGCGTCGTCGAGGAGTACGGCCTCGCACACGAGATCGACGGCATGACCGGGATCACGGAGAGCCGTCCCGCCGTCTTCCTGCTCGACGCCGACCGCACGGTGGAGTACGCGTGGGTCGCGAGCGAACATCCCGAGTTCCCCGACGCCGAGGCGATCGGCGACGCGGTCGCCGACCTCGTCGACTGATCGGACCCGGGTCGCGGCCCGACGCGCGGAGCGCACACACTCGTCACGCTTTTTCAACTCGCCGCCGAACGGTCGCGCGTGACCGCCGACACGAGCGACGACGGACCGGACCGATCCGAGGCGCTGCGCGCGGCGGCCGCCGCCGTCGACCGCGGCGACCTCGTCGTCTACCCGACCGAGACGGTGTACGGGCTGGGCGCCAACGCGCTCGACCCCGAGGCCGTCGAGCGCGTCTTCGACCTGAAGGGCCGCGACCGGTCGAACCCCCTCTCGCTCGGCGTCGCGAGCGTCGACGACGCGCTCCGCTACACCCGACCGACGGAGCTGGCCGTCGCCTTCGCGCGGGCGTTCCTCCCGGGGCCGGTGACGGTCGTCGTCGAGCGCGGCGACCGGGTGCCCGACGCGCTCACCGCCGGGCGCGACCGCGTCGGGATCCGCGTGCCAGACCACGACATCGCGCGGGCGCTGCTGGCCGAGACCGGTCCCCTCACCGCGACGAGCGCGAACGTCTCCGGGACGGGCAGCGTCACCGACCCGAGCGACCTCTCCGACCGGATCCGCGGGGGGGTCGCCGCCGTGATCGACGGCGGCGAGGCGCCCGGCACGGAGAGCACTGTCGTCGACCCCGAGGCGGGGACGATCCACCGGCGCGGGGCGATGGCCGGCGCCATCGAGGCGTGGCTGGCGGACCCGCCGGTAGAGGGGTGAGACTGGCGAGAAGAGCCGTTCGCGGCGCTAGACGGAGAGGTCGCCCTTCGCTTTGATCACGTCGAGGTCCTCGGCGTCGACCGTCTCGACGTCGAGCCAGTGGGGGACGTACTCGCGTTTGTCGTACGCCTCGCGCTCGTCTTCCGTGCCGACGGTACACCAGAGCTGCGGCTCGTCCGGGCCGTGCCAGCCCCCCTGAACGTTGATGCCGAAACAGACCAGCTCCTCGCCGTCGTGCTCGATCACCGCGTCCTTCCGGATGTCGGGGTCGCCGCGGATGATGAGGTGGTGCATGT includes the following:
- a CDS encoding HAH_0734 family protein, which translates into the protein MHHLIIRGDPDIRKDAVIEHDGEELVCFGINVQGGWHGPDEPQLWCTVGTEDEREAYDKREYVPHWLDVETVDAEDLDVIKAKGDLSV
- a CDS encoding energy-coupling factor transporter transmembrane component T family protein; the encoded protein is MTLSYVPGDSVGHRLDPRSKLLVQVAFAAAAYAYTTPRGLAVLTPLAASCLLAADGGARDLWAYRVALPFLLVAPLVAGATLGAPWFRVERAAGTALASYRVFLILVVAAAYVRSTPVRESRAAVQRTIPGRPGVFLGAGVALVFRFLPLLRRDLFAARDAMRARLGGERPVRDRMRIVAVAGIDRALSRADRLGTALVARCFAWNPTLPRLAFRRVDAPALALAGCLFAAAVLRIA
- a CDS encoding queuosine precursor transporter, with the protein product MSSRTAAGESGPFRTDPLDRSAVAAVALITLFTVALATAQLTAAKVLALPLPVALPVVGPEILLPGAALAYALTFLASDCYAELYGRRATQVVVNVAFLANFLVLALVWSTLAAPGVDPEVSAAFQTALGPAANIVAGSLLAYVVSQNWDVFVFHAIRDRTGERMLWLRNIGSTATSQAIDTAIFVGVAFYVAPTLLGAGPVFGPSALLALGLGQYILKLGIAVLDTPVVYLIVGAVRN
- a CDS encoding DUF5781 family protein, which produces MDLRVQGDVPPDPFLGAADLFETERSVEAPVRVVVREDPDERTWAGHYDDHHVLNVSRRAATSAMARELAIHELAHMARYEEGHPSHLQSTEEALYLGLSGETVERRKLAHCYQIANHMKDIYADDITLSVAPADKLLGFLESTLAAAVADRPDVSRTGSPPVTAGADPEITAVNAAFALALVERHGIAGPDHRIYDLARAAGSDTDAVDVDAFKERFLDLGHDPSESDYRKALVAAARAYAV
- a CDS encoding glutaredoxin family protein, translating into MSEPQITLYRLQACPYCERVVRTLNELDVEYRSRYVEPMHSERNVVKRVSGARSVPAIVDRETGVTMSESANIVEYLKGTYGEEGA
- a CDS encoding L-threonylcarbamoyladenylate synthase, which gives rise to MTADTSDDGPDRSEALRAAAAAVDRGDLVVYPTETVYGLGANALDPEAVERVFDLKGRDRSNPLSLGVASVDDALRYTRPTELAVAFARAFLPGPVTVVVERGDRVPDALTAGRDRVGIRVPDHDIARALLAETGPLTATSANVSGTGSVTDPSDLSDRIRGGVAAVIDGGEAPGTESTVVDPEAGTIHRRGAMAGAIEAWLADPPVEG
- a CDS encoding redoxin domain-containing protein, coding for MPEFDVVSLPETDHVAEGDTAPDFTRPLVNGEYWEDRALADVVDGPTLLLFHPMDGTFQGTYLYNTVDDHGWSDDLDVLGVSISTPYAHKRLLAERGDGVRIFSDPGAGVVEEYGLAHEIDGMTGITESRPAVFLLDADRTVEYAWVASEHPEFPDAEAIGDAVADLVD
- a CDS encoding energy-coupling factor ABC transporter ATP-binding protein; translation: MIEVQEVTCRYDGADEGGVTAVDDVSLSIPDGQFLIVAGANGSGKTTLVRTFNGLVDPDAGRVTVNGTPVETDLVAARTAVGMVFQDPRDQFVAATVGADVAFGPENLGLAHAEIDRRVEAALDAVNMAGRETDRIASLSGGERERVAIAGALAMEPDHLVLDEPFTGLDEPARRSVVERLRALRREGTGVVVVTHDLRDVFGVADRVVGLADGRVAVDAPPAEAAAALPGLDVRVPEGDLAAPRPSDG
- a CDS encoding biotin transporter BioY, encoding MATNTESVDLVGDEAATNLARAALFAALVGAFAYVSFPFPVSPAPVTLQVLGVFLAGIFLGPVWGAAALVLYLAAGALGAPVFSGGAAGFGELVGATGGYLWSYPLAAGLVGAIAHRGAALRDLDAVSAPLLVAAMTAGTVVVYAMGIAGLYLTLDLTLAESVIQGAVVFLPAEGAKMAAAIGIVRSDAIAAR
- a CDS encoding WD40/YVTN/BNR-like repeat-containing protein, which produces MRIYAAYDDGLRIVDPATGAVETRLSGQRVECLSVTRREAGGDDPGRPRVLAGTFDAGLFRSVDGGERFARAAASTLGPEGSGPDAVTAVATSPHDPAVVWIGTEPSRTYRSADGGETADPVGGLTDLPSADEWSFPPRPDTHHVRWIEPCPADPERWLVGIEAGALAVTADGGATWTDRPAGARRDTHAMATHSDAPDRVYAAAGDGFAESDDRGDSWRVPDAGLDHGYAWGLAVDPGDPDTALVSAAAGAMAAHRRGESYLYRYRRGEEGGAADSERGPGAFERLDDRGFPTGEGTYRAVLAGGRTAGEVWALSNRGLFVTRDAGDSFEQVPVDLPDRAARALAVG
- a CDS encoding hemolysin family protein; its protein translation is MGLWSSTLTAGLLQIQMPGDTVVAALGALTILVLIALSAFFSSSEIAMFSLPQHRIDSLVEDGVPGSETVKALKTDPHRLLITILVGNNIVNIAMSSISTGLLVYLGLGQGQAVTIATFGITALVLLFGESAPKSYAVENTESWALRIARPLKLSEYVLLPLVVLFDYLTRVVNKITGGRSAIESSYVTRDEIQDIIETGEREGVIDEEEREMLDRIFRFNNTIAKEVMTPRLDVTAVAKEDTVEEAIETCIQADHERVPVYEGNLDNIVGVVTVRDLVRELRYSEGTPSLERVVKPTLHVPESKNADELLAEMQENRLQMVTVIDEFGTTEGIITLEDVAEEIVGEILEGDESAPVEFVDDDVAVVQGQVNIDEVNEILGIELPEGEEFETLAGFVFNRAGRLVEEGEEIEFDGVRIRIERVDNTRIMSARVTVLDGGAAEAEESSAPVEAADATDEGAAEADGEGDPVQNDAE
- a CDS encoding ribbon-helix-helix domain-containing protein, whose product is MPKISVEIPAELLADLDEHVGDDGKFVNRSDAVRASIRKNLDLLDEIDARHDRLDGDRASTAAESRGGADE